The Fusarium graminearum PH-1 chromosome 2, whole genome shotgun sequence genome includes a region encoding these proteins:
- a CDS encoding proteinase R precursor, which produces MRSATLLALLPFALAAPSASVSRRTEPAPVIRPRGVKLVDGKYIVKMKAGVRAASVDSAVSTIQADADYTYTKSFSGFAASLKDEEIETLKHDPNVEYIEQDAVITIKATVDQDNAPWGIARLSSSKPGSKTYTYDESAGEGTCSYVIDTGIDVEHPDFDGRAKFLKNFAGGRDGDGQGHGTHVAGTIGSTTYGVAKKTTLYAVKVLGDDGSGTNSAVIAGMDFVAGHADDENCPNGAVVNMSLGGEASDAVNSAAKSIVDAGLFLAVAAGNEAVDASGSSPASEASACTVGATTRNDTLSYFSNFGDLVDVLAPGTDILSTWPGGKTNTISGTSMASPHVAGLGAYFLGLGKKAEGLCEYIASQALEGVVAQVPRDTVNKLINNGVSK; this is translated from the exons ATGCGTTCCGCTACTCTTCTCGCTCTTTTGCCCTTTGCGCTGGCCGCTCCTTCAGCCTCAGTCTCTCGACGAACTGAGCCCGCGCCTGTCATCCGCCCTCGCggtgtcaagcttgtcgatggcaagtacatcgtcaagatgaaggccgGTGTCCGAGCTGCTTCTGTTGACAGCGCTGTTTCGACCATCCAGGCTGATGCCGATTACACCTACACCAAGAGCTTCAGTGGTTTCGCTGCTAGtctcaaggatgaggagattgagaCCCTCAAGCACGACCCCAAT GTCGAGTACATTGAGCAGGATGctgtcatcaccatcaaggcTACTGTTGACCAGGACAATGCTCCTTGGGGTATCGCCCGTCTTTCCAGCTCCAAGCCCGGTAGCAAGACTTACACCTACGACGAGAGCGCTGGTGAGGGTACTTGCTCTTACGTCATCGACACCGGCATTGATGTTGAGCATCCCGACTTTGATGGACGtgccaagttcctcaagaactTTGCTGGTGGCCGTGATGGTGACGGCCAAGGTCACGGCACCCACGTTGCTGGAACTATCGGCTCCACCACCTACGGTgtcgccaagaagaccaCCCTCTACGCCGTCAAGGTCCTGGGTGATGACGGTTCCGGTACCAACTCTGCTGTCATTGCTGGCATGGACTTTGTCGCTGGCCACGCCGATGACGAGAACTGCCCTAACGGTGCCGTTGTCAACATGTCTCTTGGTGGCGAAGCCTCGGATGCTGTCAACAGCGCTGCCAAGAgcattgttgatgctggtcTCTTCCTTGCCGTCGCAGCTGGCAACGAAGCCGTCGACGCTTCCGGCTCATCCCCTGCTTCCGAGGCCAGCGCCTGCACCGTTGGCGCAACCACTCGAAACGACACCCTTTCCTACTTCTCCAACTTTGGCGACCTCGTCGATGTTCTTGCTCCTGGTACCGACATCCTGAGCACCTGGCCCGGcggcaagaccaacaccatctccgGAACTTCCATGGCTTCGCCCCATGTCGCTGGTCTGGGCGCTTActtccttggacttggaaagAAGGCCGAGGGTCTCTGCGAGTACATTGCTtc